In Nitrospira sp., a single genomic region encodes these proteins:
- a CDS encoding M3 family oligoendopeptidase, which translates to MAATVSVRQRARRFAVPGRWMLGDLVENPVDRLDRYLADLDAQVAQIESARPTLTHTMSGDAFQSILKTLEAVAGRSSSLSAYAYLWFSENTKDLKARSFKTRVEERLAALNNRLLFFDLWWQGVDESTANRLMADSHDLRYYLETIRRHKPHTLSEVEEKIINIKNVTGRSAVITLYEVVTNGLSFVIRDRGKKKVVGREELMSYVRSPKGAVRQAAYTEFYRVFSAQRDLLGEIYKTLVNDWKSENRSLRGFSSPIAARNLGNDVPDEAVEALLSICAKNADVFQTYFKLKARICGIKPMSRYHLYAPHQTESKKYAYADAVSMVRAAYREFSPRLADLVDQVFSERHIDAATRPGKMGGAYCYSVVPGRTPYVLLNYTGDARDIATMAHELGHAVHGMLAGHHSVFTFHATLPLAETASVFGERILSEALMRQETRREVRQGLLLTQLDDMYATVMRQAYFVRFERMAHQMIDDGATADQLAHTYLGELRQQFGKAVTVPDEFRWEWLTIPHIFASPFYCYSYSFGNLLVLALYRMYQEQGQDFVPKYLDLLGTGGSQSPNQILSKLGVDMTAQRFWQSGFDAMRGMVIQLEATLS; encoded by the coding sequence ATGGCGGCGACAGTCTCTGTTCGACAGCGGGCACGGCGGTTCGCCGTGCCCGGGCGATGGATGCTCGGCGATCTTGTGGAGAACCCCGTGGATCGACTCGACCGGTACCTCGCCGACCTCGATGCGCAGGTCGCGCAGATCGAGTCGGCCCGACCGACCTTGACTCACACAATGTCCGGCGATGCCTTCCAATCGATTCTGAAGACGCTCGAGGCCGTCGCCGGGCGTTCGTCCAGCCTCAGTGCCTATGCGTACCTCTGGTTCTCGGAGAATACGAAAGACCTGAAGGCACGCTCGTTCAAGACGCGCGTGGAGGAACGCCTCGCCGCCCTCAACAATCGCTTGCTGTTTTTCGATCTCTGGTGGCAGGGCGTGGACGAGTCGACCGCGAATCGCCTCATGGCCGACTCGCATGACCTGCGCTACTATCTTGAAACGATTCGCCGGCACAAACCCCATACGCTCTCCGAGGTCGAAGAAAAGATCATCAACATCAAGAACGTCACGGGACGCAGCGCGGTCATTACGCTCTACGAAGTGGTCACGAACGGCTTGTCCTTCGTCATTCGGGATCGTGGGAAGAAGAAAGTCGTCGGCCGGGAAGAATTGATGTCCTACGTGCGCAGCCCGAAAGGCGCAGTCCGACAGGCCGCGTATACCGAATTCTATCGCGTGTTCTCGGCTCAACGCGACCTCCTGGGAGAAATCTACAAGACCTTGGTCAACGACTGGAAATCTGAAAATCGCTCCTTGCGAGGCTTCTCCTCTCCGATCGCGGCACGCAACCTCGGGAACGATGTGCCCGACGAAGCCGTCGAGGCGTTGCTCTCGATTTGCGCCAAGAACGCCGACGTCTTTCAGACTTATTTTAAGCTGAAGGCCAGAATCTGCGGAATCAAGCCCATGAGCCGCTACCATCTCTATGCGCCGCATCAGACCGAATCGAAGAAGTACGCCTATGCCGATGCGGTCTCCATGGTGAGAGCAGCCTATCGGGAATTCTCACCCCGGCTGGCCGATCTTGTCGACCAGGTCTTCAGCGAGCGTCATATCGACGCGGCGACCAGACCGGGCAAGATGGGTGGAGCCTACTGTTACAGCGTGGTGCCGGGACGAACGCCCTATGTGTTGTTGAACTATACCGGTGACGCACGCGACATCGCGACGATGGCCCATGAACTGGGTCACGCGGTCCACGGAATGCTGGCCGGGCACCATTCCGTGTTTACATTTCACGCGACGTTGCCTCTCGCCGAAACGGCCTCGGTCTTCGGGGAACGCATTCTCTCCGAGGCGCTCATGCGCCAGGAAACCAGAAGGGAGGTCCGACAGGGACTGCTGCTGACCCAGCTGGACGACATGTACGCCACCGTCATGCGGCAAGCGTACTTCGTTCGTTTTGAGCGGATGGCTCACCAGATGATCGACGACGGCGCGACGGCCGACCAACTCGCGCACACCTATCTGGGTGAACTCCGCCAGCAGTTCGGTAAGGCGGTGACCGTCCCGGATGAGTTTCGGTGGGAATGGCTCACGATCCCTCACATCTTCGCCAGTCCGTTCTACTGCTATTCCTACAGTTTCGGCAATTTGCTCGTTTTGGCCCTCTATCGCATGTACCAGGAGCAAGGCCAGGACTTCGTTCCGAAATATCTGGACCTGCTCGGCACCGGGGGCTCGCAATCCCCGAATCAGATCCTGAGCAAGCTCGGCGTGGACATGACCGCCCAGAGATTCTGGCAGTCAGGTTTCGATGCGATGAGGGGGATGGTCATCCAGTTAGAAGCCACCCTCTCATAG